The following proteins come from a genomic window of SAR324 cluster bacterium:
- the meaB gene encoding methylmalonyl Co-A mutase-associated GTPase MeaB: protein MSLTLSISEAVDQIRQGNRRTLAKTITLLESTVESHVEQGQAILDALLPYTGKSVRLGITGVPGVGKSTFIESFGLYLIENGFRVAVLAVDPSSPITGGSIMGDKTRMVDLSRNPRAFIRPTPSSCTLGGVARKTREAMLVCEAAGYDVILVETVGVGQSETLVASMVDMFLVLMLPNAGDELQGIKKGILEMADLILVNKADGDYLAKAQLAKRDYSNALRLVHPRKAMWNPEVLLCSALQRMGFDELWTSIKKYRVQLTDAGVWEQQRQNQAYDWMWSLVEEELQRQFHKHPAVRNLLPSVEHSVRNDHLLPTVAAAQLLKAWRGE, encoded by the coding sequence ATGTCGTTGACCCTATCCATTTCTGAAGCTGTTGATCAAATCCGACAGGGAAACCGCCGGACTCTGGCCAAAACCATCACACTGCTGGAAAGCACTGTGGAATCGCATGTCGAACAGGGACAGGCCATTCTCGACGCCTTGCTACCCTATACGGGGAAATCTGTCAGACTGGGCATCACCGGTGTTCCCGGTGTTGGTAAAAGCACGTTTATTGAGTCCTTTGGATTGTATCTGATTGAAAACGGATTCCGGGTTGCTGTATTGGCAGTGGACCCCAGCAGTCCGATCACAGGCGGCAGTATCATGGGGGACAAGACTCGCATGGTGGATCTATCGCGGAATCCCCGGGCGTTCATCCGCCCGACACCGTCTTCCTGCACACTCGGCGGGGTGGCCCGTAAAACACGTGAAGCCATGCTGGTTTGCGAAGCCGCGGGGTATGATGTGATTCTGGTGGAAACCGTGGGGGTTGGGCAGTCTGAAACACTGGTAGCTTCGATGGTTGATATGTTCCTGGTGTTGATGCTTCCGAATGCCGGAGATGAACTGCAAGGCATCAAAAAAGGTATTCTGGAAATGGCTGATCTGATTCTGGTGAACAAGGCTGATGGTGATTATCTGGCCAAGGCACAACTGGCTAAACGTGATTATTCCAATGCGCTGAGGTTGGTGCATCCCCGGAAAGCCATGTGGAATCCTGAAGTCCTGCTATGCAGTGCGCTGCAACGCATGGGCTTTGACGAATTGTGGACTTCCATTAAAAAATACAGGGTGCAATTGACTGATGCTGGAGTGTGGGAACAACAGCGTCAAAATCAGGCCTATGACTGGATGTGGTCGCTGGTTGAGGAAGAACTGCAACGTCAGTTTCACAAACACCCGGCAGTACGCAACCTGTTGCCCTCCGTGGAACATTCTGTCAGAAATGATCATCTTCTGCCCACGGTCGCGGCCGCACAATTGCTGAAGGCCTGGCGGGGGGAATAA
- a CDS encoding PAS domain S-box protein, whose translation MTIKKKLFTGFLILSVLAAIEGFWALRQLQYVSRPLSEDIPLSIEQVSHDAEMDSLAQTIRYYDEVLTNSARNFAFTGIQKWKQRYYAFEPLLDQAIQQAIDRGDEKDQEIYHRLKQANNLLVDMEHEALEQALQGHLSRAVEILENRAYREQKWIFEGHLREYFVKRGVQYEHSFESSLVTIRIAARRAQQTLQNSLEWTVTFVIFILFLASAIGVFITRSIVTPIMNLVTATQQICDGDFSHRVAETASGEIGILSRSFNQMTDSLVESNRELQNAKEQLEIRVTQRTLELKQANERLQHEIMTRQEIAEDLREHEIHIRTIVDNIVDGIITINAYGLVESMNHAAERIFGYSAKEVISNNISMLMPEPYQSEHDEYMKLYRESGKARVIGIGREVEGQRKDGTIFPMDLAVNEIYIDGKQLFTGIIRDITERKQSERKIIQAQKDAEQYAATLLEYAIEVERKNVALDEARQKADLANKAKSQFLANMSHEIRTPMNAVIGFSELLSTLIVDKTQKTYIESVQTAGNSLLTIINDILDLSKIESGMMRIQYEAVALPSVIDQVDQIFRLILEGKQLEFLVELDPKLPAFLMLDEVRIRQTLINLIGNSVKFTEKGHIKLFVKTENKTGCQDKVDLYVSVEDTGIGIPQHQQELIFESFRQQDSQSTRKFGGTGLGLSLTKKLVNLMNGTLTVSSIPDQGSVFTIQLRDVEIPDTAKFSLNTSLISAERQFYFGSKRVLVVDDLEPNRFLVRESLKKSGVEVLEAENGQKALLVAREYHPDVILMDIRMPVMDGHEATKKLKGSLETADIPVIALTASIEHSEISRLQDSGFDGYLPKPLKLNALLEELSRFLKNEFECSPTDNLPKETSSPAEHRVITPELLERLENEIWKQWEVVKLGGVFDTIQIFAGQLLKLGEDNAIRPLREFGETLQSHAENFDVEHMNITLASYPNLLEKLKKQSQVSTRP comes from the coding sequence ATGACGATCAAAAAAAAATTATTCACAGGATTTTTAATTCTCTCAGTTTTAGCCGCGATTGAGGGATTTTGGGCGCTACGGCAACTTCAGTATGTTTCACGGCCCCTCAGTGAAGACATTCCGTTGAGCATTGAACAGGTGAGTCATGACGCTGAGATGGATTCATTGGCTCAAACCATCCGTTATTATGATGAAGTTTTGACCAACAGTGCTCGTAATTTTGCCTTTACAGGAATTCAAAAGTGGAAACAGCGCTATTATGCGTTCGAACCTCTGCTAGACCAGGCGATTCAACAAGCCATTGATCGTGGAGATGAAAAAGACCAAGAGATTTATCATCGACTGAAACAGGCCAATAACCTGCTGGTTGACATGGAACATGAGGCACTTGAACAAGCCCTTCAGGGGCATCTGTCCAGAGCCGTTGAAATTTTGGAAAACCGCGCCTATCGGGAACAAAAATGGATTTTTGAGGGGCATTTGCGGGAATATTTTGTCAAACGGGGTGTGCAATATGAACACTCGTTTGAATCTTCACTGGTCACCATCCGTATCGCCGCCAGACGCGCTCAGCAAACTTTACAGAACAGTCTTGAATGGACAGTGACTTTTGTCATTTTCATCCTCTTCCTGGCGTCTGCGATCGGGGTTTTTATCACCAGATCAATTGTCACCCCGATCATGAATCTTGTCACCGCGACTCAACAGATCTGTGACGGGGATTTTTCGCATCGGGTCGCGGAAACAGCCAGTGGAGAAATCGGGATATTATCCAGATCTTTCAATCAGATGACCGATAGTCTGGTTGAGTCAAACAGGGAACTTCAGAATGCCAAAGAACAGTTGGAAATCCGTGTCACACAACGAACGCTGGAACTCAAACAGGCCAATGAGCGGCTCCAACATGAAATTATGACACGTCAGGAGATCGCGGAGGATTTGCGTGAGCATGAAATCCATATCCGTACAATCGTGGATAATATTGTGGATGGTATCATTACCATCAATGCCTATGGCCTTGTGGAATCCATGAATCATGCGGCTGAACGCATTTTCGGATACAGTGCGAAAGAAGTGATTTCCAACAATATCAGTATGCTGATGCCTGAGCCTTATCAAAGTGAACACGACGAATACATGAAACTGTATCGGGAGTCAGGCAAGGCTCGTGTTATCGGCATTGGCCGGGAAGTGGAGGGACAACGGAAAGATGGAACCATTTTCCCGATGGATCTTGCGGTCAATGAAATTTATATTGATGGGAAACAGTTGTTTACGGGTATCATCCGGGACATCACAGAACGCAAACAATCTGAACGGAAAATTATACAGGCACAAAAGGATGCTGAACAGTATGCCGCAACGCTTCTGGAATATGCCATCGAAGTGGAACGAAAAAACGTTGCTCTGGATGAAGCCCGTCAGAAGGCTGATTTGGCCAACAAAGCCAAAAGCCAATTTCTGGCCAACATGAGCCATGAAATCCGGACCCCGATGAATGCGGTCATCGGCTTCAGCGAATTGCTGTCAACATTGATTGTGGATAAAACCCAGAAAACATATATCGAGTCTGTTCAAACGGCAGGAAACAGTTTGTTAACGATCATCAATGACATTCTTGATCTTTCCAAGATTGAATCCGGAATGATGAGAATTCAATATGAGGCCGTCGCATTGCCTTCCGTGATTGATCAGGTTGATCAGATTTTCAGATTGATCCTGGAGGGTAAACAACTTGAATTTCTGGTGGAGCTTGATCCGAAGTTACCCGCGTTTTTGATGCTGGATGAGGTGAGAATTCGGCAGACTTTGATCAATCTGATTGGAAACTCAGTAAAATTTACCGAAAAAGGACACATCAAACTTTTTGTAAAAACTGAAAATAAAACAGGCTGTCAGGACAAGGTTGACCTGTATGTCAGTGTTGAGGATACAGGCATCGGTATTCCTCAACATCAACAGGAACTTATTTTTGAGTCATTTCGACAGCAGGATAGTCAGAGTACCCGCAAATTCGGCGGCACAGGGCTGGGACTGAGTCTTACAAAAAAGCTCGTAAATCTGATGAATGGGACCTTGACAGTCAGCAGTATCCCTGATCAGGGAAGTGTCTTCACCATACAATTGCGGGATGTCGAGATACCTGATACCGCAAAGTTTTCCCTGAACACCTCATTGATATCGGCTGAGCGTCAATTCTATTTCGGTTCCAAAAGAGTTCTGGTGGTGGATGATTTGGAACCCAATCGTTTTCTCGTCAGGGAAAGCCTGAAAAAAAGTGGTGTCGAGGTGCTGGAAGCGGAGAATGGTCAGAAAGCATTGCTGGTGGCGCGGGAATATCATCCTGATGTCATCCTGATGGATATCCGGATGCCTGTCATGGATGGGCATGAAGCGACTAAAAAATTGAAAGGTTCTCTGGAAACCGCGGATATTCCTGTCATCGCCCTGACGGCGTCTATTGAGCACAGCGAAATATCGAGGTTGCAGGATTCCGGTTTTGACGGATATCTCCCGAAACCCCTGAAATTGAATGCCCTCCTGGAAGAATTATCCCGATTCCTAAAAAATGAATTTGAATGTTCCCCGACAGACAATCTGCCGAAAGAGACCTCATCGCCCGCGGAACACCGGGTCATCACACCTGAACTGTTGGAACGTCTGGAAAATGAAATATGGAAACAATGGGAAGTGGTAAAACTGGGCGGGGTGTTTGACACGATTCAAATATTTGCCGGACAATTGTTGAAACTGGGGGAAGATAACGCGATTCGTCCTCTGCGGGAATTCGGCGAGACTTTACAGTCTCATGCGGAAAATTTTGACGTGGAACACATGAACATCACGCTGGCGTCCTATCCCAACCTGCTGGAAAAACTAAAAAAACAATCGCAGGTAAGTACCCGACCATAA
- a CDS encoding ABC transporter substrate-binding protein: MKNSPLTKIISIAGLLIVTTGLLITLFSHFQKEHILTVGVAQWGSNPEFARSVDGFKEGLEEHGYIEGNNVRFIVKNSEADLEKQRAIIDSFIQAKVDLIYSLTTPGTMIAKELTSKMENPIPVVFSICTYPVESGLIDSLKSSGNNLVGTRNYVPPSKQYYVFEEIYSETKSLAVVRRKDEPNSTNQFNEIKNLLENRGIKIIDIAAVDLEDIRQQLQEHVDEIDSIFSTCDTLTHAGGEEIINDFSKQYKKPNFACNKEGVLKGALVGNVGDFMALGKIAGEKASLILQGSEPSWLQTESPREDYIVINLNTAETLGITVPQEVLAKARELIRD; the protein is encoded by the coding sequence ATGAAGAACAGTCCATTAACAAAAATAATATCCATCGCGGGATTACTCATTGTCACCACAGGATTACTCATAACTCTTTTCAGTCATTTTCAGAAAGAACACATCCTGACGGTTGGTGTCGCACAATGGGGAAGCAATCCCGAATTCGCAAGGAGTGTCGATGGCTTCAAGGAAGGTCTTGAGGAACATGGGTATATCGAAGGAAACAATGTGCGGTTCATTGTCAAAAATTCCGAGGCTGATTTGGAAAAACAACGAGCCATCATTGATTCTTTCATTCAAGCAAAAGTCGATTTGATCTATTCGCTGACAACTCCGGGAACAATGATCGCGAAGGAATTGACCAGCAAAATGGAAAACCCGATTCCTGTGGTGTTTTCCATCTGTACCTATCCTGTGGAATCCGGACTCATTGACTCATTGAAATCCTCCGGAAATAATCTGGTTGGAACCCGCAACTATGTTCCCCCGTCAAAACAGTATTACGTTTTTGAAGAAATATATTCCGAAACAAAATCATTGGCTGTGGTTCGCAGAAAAGATGAACCCAATTCAACAAATCAGTTCAATGAAATCAAAAATTTGCTGGAAAATCGTGGAATTAAAATAATTGATATCGCGGCGGTTGATCTGGAAGATATACGTCAGCAGTTGCAGGAACATGTGGATGAGATAGATTCCATCTTTTCAACCTGTGACACACTGACCCATGCCGGAGGTGAGGAAATTATCAATGACTTCAGCAAACAGTATAAAAAACCCAATTTTGCCTGCAACAAGGAGGGCGTCTTGAAAGGCGCTCTGGTTGGCAACGTGGGCGATTTCATGGCTCTCGGGAAAATAGCCGGAGAAAAAGCGTCTTTAATTTTGCAGGGTTCAGAACCTTCCTGGCTGCAAACTGAATCACCCAGAGAAGATTACATTGTCATTAATCTGAACACAGCAGAGACACTGGGCATTACAGTCCCACAGGAAGTGCTGGCAAAAGCCAGGGAATTGATCAGGGATTAA
- a CDS encoding SpoIIE family protein phosphatase: protein MTKTPTKAPMILIVDDVPKNIQVLAGFLKQEHYQIAFAQNGKNALELVHKISIDLILLDVMMPEMDGFEVCARLKKSPVTRDIPIIFLTGKVEPESIVEGFRAGAVDYVSKPFNREELMARVRTHLALKQALVEVQKLYKQSEEELNVASIIQRAVMRETVAVPFLSSAMVFHPLGKVSGDMVDFCLKDNQFCFFIGDVTGHGVPASLITMMIPGILDGQNEQDSAKNVVEKINRTLSHRDLEGRFITGIYATITPEGQLTVCNAGHPALIIVPADGSPLVQLSTGGMPMGIFAEESLSSYEEKNIQLHPNDRFIVYTDGITEWENAEGKPYGRNRLLSFLEKNRTSSLSTLLTDLMEHLESFSERTPCNDDYTIVGFEYLGNER from the coding sequence ATGACAAAAACACCCACCAAAGCACCCATGATTTTAATTGTGGATGATGTTCCCAAGAATATTCAGGTTCTCGCAGGTTTTTTAAAACAGGAACATTATCAGATCGCCTTTGCCCAGAATGGGAAAAACGCCCTTGAACTGGTACATAAAATTTCAATTGATCTGATTCTGCTGGATGTCATGATGCCTGAAATGGATGGCTTTGAGGTCTGTGCCCGTCTGAAAAAATCCCCGGTGACACGCGACATTCCCATTATTTTTCTGACCGGAAAAGTTGAACCGGAAAGCATTGTTGAGGGATTCAGGGCGGGAGCGGTGGATTATGTTTCCAAACCCTTCAACCGTGAAGAATTGATGGCACGGGTCAGAACGCATCTTGCTTTGAAACAGGCGCTGGTAGAAGTTCAGAAGCTTTATAAACAGAGTGAGGAGGAATTGAATGTCGCCTCCATCATTCAACGGGCTGTGATGCGGGAAACCGTGGCTGTTCCTTTTTTATCGTCTGCCATGGTTTTTCATCCCTTGGGCAAGGTGTCAGGCGATATGGTGGACTTTTGCCTCAAAGACAACCAGTTCTGTTTCTTTATTGGTGACGTAACCGGCCATGGCGTTCCGGCATCCCTGATCACCATGATGATTCCCGGAATACTTGATGGACAAAACGAGCAGGATAGTGCCAAAAATGTTGTCGAAAAAATAAATAGAACATTGAGTCATCGCGATCTGGAAGGCCGTTTTATCACCGGGATTTACGCGACAATCACCCCGGAGGGACAATTGACTGTTTGTAATGCGGGACACCCGGCTTTGATCATTGTTCCTGCCGATGGATCCCCCCTGGTTCAATTGTCGACAGGAGGAATGCCGATGGGGATATTCGCAGAGGAAAGCCTCAGTTCCTATGAAGAAAAAAACATCCAACTCCATCCGAATGACAGGTTTATTGTTTACACCGATGGCATCACGGAATGGGAAAACGCTGAGGGCAAACCCTATGGGCGAAATCGACTGCTCTCCTTTTTGGAAAAAAACAGAACGTCCAGTCTTTCAACCCTTCTGACAGATTTGATGGAACACCTTGAATCATTCAGCGAGAGAACCCCCTGCAATGATGATTATACCATTGTTGGTTTTGAATATCTGGGCAACGAGAGATAA
- a CDS encoding tRNA-dihydrouridine synthase family protein produces MWSEFAKPIVCLAPMDGITNTMYRQIVRQLNPAVVLFSEFTNVEGLIRSDFVRQRLDYSPVEHPFFMQLFGNNPESFAEVARMVEQRGILGIDINMGCPAKKVVASQHGSALMKDSDTACRIVEAVRSACSLEVSVKTRLGWSDSTGLIPFARKLESAGVSLLTIHGRTYQQAYKGQADWNPIYELKQHLAIPVIGNGDVQNYVDGMNKLKNLDGFMIGRKAIGNPWVFQNPETHHPPTLVETVTVAQEHYRLLRLTLPERIAIREFRKHLSEYIQGFYQAKEWRTRLVTTDSETHLFELMERLKEHSSVETLAKAG; encoded by the coding sequence ATGTGGTCTGAATTTGCAAAACCAATTGTATGCCTGGCGCCAATGGATGGCATCACCAACACGATGTATCGCCAGATTGTCCGGCAGTTGAATCCTGCTGTTGTCCTGTTCAGTGAATTCACCAATGTTGAAGGTTTGATCCGCAGTGATTTTGTGCGGCAGCGTCTGGATTATTCGCCAGTGGAGCATCCGTTTTTTATGCAGTTGTTCGGCAACAATCCGGAATCCTTCGCCGAAGTCGCCCGGATGGTGGAACAACGCGGCATCCTTGGCATTGACATCAATATGGGGTGTCCCGCAAAAAAAGTGGTGGCTTCCCAGCATGGCAGTGCGTTGATGAAAGATTCTGACACGGCCTGCCGCATTGTGGAAGCGGTCCGAAGCGCCTGTTCGCTGGAAGTGTCGGTTAAAACAAGGCTTGGCTGGTCGGACTCGACAGGCTTGATTCCCTTTGCCAGAAAACTGGAATCCGCCGGAGTATCACTGCTCACGATCCATGGCAGAACGTATCAGCAGGCCTACAAGGGACAGGCTGACTGGAACCCCATTTATGAACTGAAACAGCATCTGGCCATTCCGGTGATTGGAAATGGCGATGTGCAGAATTATGTCGATGGCATGAACAAACTGAAAAATCTGGATGGCTTCATGATTGGCCGAAAGGCGATCGGCAATCCGTGGGTCTTTCAAAATCCTGAAACACATCATCCGCCAACACTGGTTGAAACCGTTACAGTGGCTCAGGAGCATTACCGTCTTCTGCGTCTAACCTTGCCGGAACGCATTGCGATCCGTGAATTCCGCAAACATTTGTCCGAATACATCCAGGGATTTTATCAGGCGAAAGAATGGAGAACCCGACTTGTCACGACGGATTCGGAAACACACCTGTTTGAATTGATGGAACGTCTCAAGGAGCACTCTAGCGTGGAAACGCTGGCCAAAGCAGGATAA
- a CDS encoding aspartate aminotransferase family protein — MKNITANHHEYFKDRLSATEKKQIDQWFGEYINEGQIKYLRAGHLDVLETKRQGIHFTEPVNGQRIMDGFSAAGSFNVGRLNPEITAVLRNALDQWDMGDMQSISPVKVKLARKLTELAPGNLNRILFASGGGDALEAAIKLARGATGRSEIISTVKAYHGHTGFALSANGKEHYRKYFEPLIPEFRFVPFNDLHAMNSIVSEKTAAILVEPVQGEAGIFVGTPDYLKGLRQLCDKFGCLLIFDEVQTGFGRTGKMFACEHSGVVPDIMALAKSMGGGVYANAAVLYQDSAALVTFVEAHPEFHTSWGGTDLGCEVSLAVLEYLQKNRLWEHAERMGNKLQTALSEIQQENPEIIKEIRGIGLMIGVEYLHEFMGPMMSDALARNGVFAVYSGNAPQVMRFMFPLVISEDEMEQVIDAIRHAVHAMKWLFPVALHVAKVPFLLEWLNDEKFQTTVFNGLRKLEDLQRKLNPFLRRKK; from the coding sequence ATGAAAAATATCACGGCAAATCATCACGAGTATTTTAAGGATCGGCTGTCGGCCACTGAAAAGAAACAGATTGATCAATGGTTTGGGGAATACATCAATGAAGGACAGATCAAATATCTGCGTGCGGGCCATCTGGATGTTCTGGAAACAAAACGGCAGGGAATCCATTTCACGGAACCTGTCAACGGACAACGGATCATGGATGGATTTTCCGCGGCCGGCAGTTTCAACGTGGGCCGCTTGAATCCTGAAATAACAGCGGTTTTGCGGAACGCTCTGGATCAATGGGACATGGGCGACATGCAGAGCATTTCTCCTGTCAAAGTCAAACTGGCCCGAAAACTGACCGAACTGGCTCCCGGAAATCTGAACAGGATTCTGTTTGCCTCGGGTGGCGGTGATGCTCTGGAAGCCGCCATCAAACTGGCACGCGGAGCAACAGGACGTTCAGAAATCATCTCCACCGTCAAGGCCTATCATGGTCATACCGGCTTTGCCCTTTCAGCCAACGGCAAAGAACATTATCGCAAATATTTTGAACCGTTGATTCCTGAATTCCGGTTTGTGCCCTTCAACGATCTGCACGCCATGAACTCCATTGTCTCAGAAAAGACAGCCGCGATCCTGGTGGAACCGGTACAGGGAGAGGCTGGAATCTTTGTGGGAACTCCGGATTATCTCAAGGGATTGCGGCAACTGTGCGACAAATTTGGCTGTCTGCTGATTTTTGATGAAGTCCAGACAGGCTTTGGACGGACAGGAAAAATGTTTGCCTGCGAACACTCCGGCGTGGTTCCGGACATCATGGCCCTGGCCAAATCCATGGGCGGTGGTGTTTATGCCAATGCCGCGGTGCTGTATCAGGATTCAGCCGCCTTGGTCACGTTTGTGGAAGCCCACCCGGAATTTCACACTTCCTGGGGCGGCACCGATCTGGGGTGTGAAGTATCCCTGGCCGTGCTTGAGTATCTCCAGAAAAATCGTCTGTGGGAACATGCCGAAAGGATGGGCAACAAGCTTCAAACCGCCTTGAGCGAGATACAGCAGGAAAATCCCGAAATCATCAAAGAGATTCGCGGGATCGGGTTGATGATTGGTGTGGAATATCTCCATGAATTCATGGGGCCGATGATGTCCGACGCGCTCGCCAGAAACGGGGTGTTCGCGGTGTATTCCGGAAACGCTCCTCAGGTCATGCGGTTCATGTTTCCGCTGGTGATTTCAGAGGATGAAATGGAACAGGTGATTGACGCCATTCGCCATGCGGTTCATGCGATGAAATGGCTGTTTCCTGTGGCGTTGCATGTGGCCAAAGTACCATTTTTGCTGGAATGGCTGAATGATGAAAAATTTCAGACCACCGTGTTTAACGGCTTGAGAAAACTGGAAGACCTGCAACGGAAACTGAATCCATTTTTACGGAGGAAAAAATGA
- a CDS encoding aspartate aminotransferase family protein — protein MNNETVSQKEMLQTWGNLVSKAQVNRLKSLGQDFVVAGSSDVMIYDMEGREYIDCHTSAGIFNLGRRHPEIQKHFQQILLEADQGNFPMISREKAILAKKLAEFAEGNLSQSMFGVTRGEALDFACKLARGYTGKARLLSVKGSCFGQTGFALSLSDLPEKALFTPLVPMTEIVDFEPAETLIQNITTTTAAIFLEPVQTENHAHEFSEELLRMIRKRCNETGTLLVFDETQTGMGRTGKKFAFRHHTVEPDMLVLGEAVSGGFFPLTVTLYTPELGTFMNAHPLIHLSTFGGSDLGCRVTLKALEVYEATQPWNNAETAGLEFQRGLNSLKQKYPPLRSVAGKGLLWSLRFGNRAQARKVCQSLAKNGVLCQPGRVDQNTVLLRPALTLQAAHIRKILDALEITLSALSTS, from the coding sequence ATGAACAATGAAACTGTGTCACAGAAAGAAATGCTACAAACCTGGGGCAATCTGGTTTCCAAAGCGCAAGTGAACCGTCTCAAATCGCTGGGGCAGGATTTTGTGGTTGCGGGATCATCGGATGTGATGATTTATGACATGGAAGGCCGAGAATATATTGATTGCCACACCTCTGCCGGCATTTTCAATCTGGGCCGACGGCATCCGGAAATACAGAAACATTTTCAGCAGATTCTGCTGGAGGCCGATCAGGGAAATTTCCCGATGATTTCACGGGAAAAAGCGATACTGGCAAAAAAACTGGCTGAATTCGCTGAAGGAAATCTTTCCCAATCCATGTTTGGTGTGACCCGGGGTGAGGCACTGGATTTTGCGTGTAAACTGGCTCGGGGATATACCGGAAAAGCCCGCTTGTTGTCTGTCAAGGGGTCCTGTTTCGGACAAACCGGTTTTGCGCTGTCGCTCAGTGATCTTCCCGAAAAAGCCTTGTTCACGCCACTGGTTCCCATGACCGAGATTGTGGACTTTGAGCCTGCGGAGACACTGATTCAAAACATCACCACAACAACAGCCGCGATTTTTCTGGAACCGGTTCAAACCGAAAATCATGCCCATGAATTTTCTGAGGAGTTGCTCAGGATGATCAGAAAACGCTGTAATGAAACCGGCACCCTGCTGGTGTTTGATGAAACCCAGACAGGCATGGGGCGAACCGGGAAAAAATTTGCCTTTCGGCATCACACCGTTGAGCCGGATATGCTGGTGTTGGGGGAAGCTGTTTCCGGAGGGTTTTTCCCGTTAACCGTCACACTTTATACCCCTGAACTGGGCACCTTCATGAACGCCCATCCGTTGATCCATCTTTCCACTTTTGGCGGTTCTGATCTTGGTTGCCGGGTGACGCTGAAAGCACTGGAAGTTTATGAAGCCACTCAACCCTGGAACAATGCTGAAACAGCAGGGCTGGAATTTCAACGTGGATTGAATAGTCTTAAACAGAAATATCCTCCATTGCGTTCGGTGGCGGGAAAAGGCTTGTTGTGGTCGCTACGGTTTGGCAACAGGGCACAGGCTCGCAAGGTCTGTCAATCGCTGGCAAAAAACGGTGTCTTGTGTCAACCCGGTCGGGTGGATCAAAACACCGTGTTATTGCGTCCGGCCCTGACCCTTCAAGCCGCTCACATCCGGAAAATCCTGGATGCGCTTGAAATCACGTTGAGTGCTCTGAGCACCTCGTGA
- the miaA gene encoding tRNA (adenosine(37)-N6)-dimethylallyltransferase MiaA, which yields MTLTAENHLRLPVLAIVGPTASSKSELAIELAQTLNGEIICTDSMQVYRFMDIGTAKPDKVDQAKIPHHQLDLIEPDQTYSAGKFETDCDHLIQAIAQKNKLPILVGGTGLYFRAAVYGISKIPAVPEALREQVETWHAEHGLNYCYQQLRNHDPVMAERLHANDTSRILRALEVWLHTGTSMAVFQEQNAFADATPKYPLLALGYQFERETLYERINQRTLLMMDAGWIEEVEFLLERYSPELKPLKAIGYLQIAQYLSGKLTRDAMVEQIQQKTRNFAKRQLTWFRKEPDIHWFAKGQESLILDSIRRFRQND from the coding sequence ATGACATTGACCGCTGAAAATCATTTACGCCTGCCTGTTCTGGCAATTGTCGGCCCAACCGCCAGCAGTAAAAGTGAGCTGGCAATTGAACTGGCTCAGACTCTGAATGGAGAAATCATCTGCACAGACTCCATGCAGGTTTACCGCTTCATGGATATTGGCACGGCCAAACCTGACAAGGTCGATCAGGCAAAAATCCCGCATCATCAACTGGATCTGATTGAACCGGACCAGACCTATTCTGCCGGCAAGTTTGAGACGGATTGTGACCACTTGATTCAGGCAATAGCACAAAAAAACAAACTTCCGATTCTGGTTGGCGGAACCGGATTGTATTTTCGGGCGGCAGTTTATGGAATTTCCAAAATTCCAGCAGTTCCGGAAGCGCTTCGTGAACAGGTGGAAACATGGCATGCTGAACATGGTCTGAATTATTGTTATCAGCAATTGCGGAATCATGATCCTGTGATGGCGGAAAGGTTACACGCCAATGACACCTCACGCATTCTGCGCGCACTGGAAGTATGGTTACACACCGGCACCTCCATGGCTGTATTTCAGGAACAAAACGCCTTTGCCGACGCAACGCCCAAGTATCCATTGTTGGCGCTGGGTTACCAGTTTGAGCGGGAAACACTCTATGAACGGATCAATCAGCGCACCCTGTTGATGATGGATGCCGGATGGATTGAAGAAGTCGAATTTCTGCTGGAACGTTATTCACCGGAACTCAAACCCCTGAAGGCTATTGGCTATCTGCAGATTGCTCAATACCTTTCCGGTAAACTGACCCGTGACGCAATGGTTGAACAAATTCAGCAAAAAACCCGCAATTTTGCCAAACGCCAATTGACCTGGTTCCGCAAAGAACCGGATATCCACTGGTTTGCCAAAGGTCAGGAGTCACTCATTCTCGATAGCATCCGCAGGTTTCGGCAAAATGATTAG